The Streptomyces sp. NBC_01255 genome window below encodes:
- a CDS encoding phage tail tube protein encodes MAPRKYNARDCEFEIEDFLNPGTWVAFRTADAGSGEGGINTFSRSFEYEATDTTTFGSNGRAETQNMQEGMSMSLEGFRLKDPTTGALDPAMALAELQAGRLGNDSLCGFRFAAPGDTTWEVWQATWQLGDQGGGNNDKVSWSATVTRSGAATTAVKA; translated from the coding sequence ATGGCACCCCGCAAGTACAACGCTCGCGACTGCGAGTTCGAGATCGAGGACTTCCTCAACCCCGGTACCTGGGTCGCGTTCCGTACCGCGGACGCGGGCTCGGGCGAGGGCGGCATCAACACCTTCTCCCGCAGCTTCGAGTACGAGGCCACCGACACCACGACCTTCGGATCGAACGGCCGGGCCGAGACCCAGAACATGCAGGAGGGCATGTCGATGAGCCTGGAGGGTTTCCGCCTGAAGGACCCCACGACCGGCGCCCTCGACCCCGCCATGGCGCTCGCCGAACTCCAGGCCGGCCGCCTCGGCAACGACAGCCTGTGCGGGTTCCGCTTCGCGGCCCCCGGCGACACCACGTGGGAGGTCTGGCAGGCCACGTGGCAGCTCGGCGACCAGGGCGGCGGCAACAACGACAAGGTCTCCTGGTCCGCCACCGTCACCCGCTCCGGCGCCGCCACCACGGCGGTGAAGGCGTGA
- a CDS encoding minor capsid protein has product MDDGPDLLDGLARYLAERGLVTYTSGGDPTDTCFLEFLPPEPDEAVALTVYDGPEPDSLLPYDEPRVQVRVRGTTDPRVSRRRCRAIRSALHGLGPVTLPDGTDLILSVCTQGDAASMGVDETQRHEHVANFRMEIHRPTAHRA; this is encoded by the coding sequence GTGGATGACGGCCCTGACCTCCTCGACGGCCTCGCCCGCTACCTGGCCGAGCGCGGTCTCGTCACCTACACCAGCGGCGGCGACCCCACGGACACCTGCTTTCTGGAGTTCCTGCCGCCCGAACCGGACGAGGCAGTCGCCCTCACCGTGTACGACGGGCCCGAGCCCGACTCCCTGCTCCCGTACGACGAACCTCGCGTTCAGGTACGGGTGCGCGGTACGACCGACCCGCGAGTGTCCCGCCGCCGGTGCCGCGCGATCCGGTCGGCGCTCCACGGCCTCGGCCCGGTCACACTCCCGGACGGGACCGACCTGATCCTCTCCGTCTGCACCCAGGGCGACGCCGCGTCCATGGGCGTCGACGAAACCCAGCGGCACGAGCACGTTGCGAACTTCCGTATGGAGATCCACCGCCCCACGGCGCACCGCGCCTGA
- a CDS encoding SU10 major capsid protein, with translation MAGITGMGTTFDLPNYANELFALTPADTPFLSAIGGLTGGGMTGGVEFEWQTYDLRDPSQRTRVEGATAPTAEGRIRAGVRNVAQIHQEKVSVSYTKQAAMGMLATPGAAPFRGADGSNPVSNELDWQVAQALKSIALDVNWSFINGTYANPTTNATARKTRGLLAAIVSNRIAKGVTTTGATSATDTITATAHGLVDGDKIVFTATSTATGIVAGRIYYVDAIDANTFKVATSSGGTAITLGTATGIAYTNPWETALTTDHVSDLLQLAYDNGGISEQETATLIVNSAQRRAVTKAFASAYGQFTETSRTVGGVAVDTIITDFGTLNVMMDRHAPQDTITVASLEQCRPVFLNVPGKGVMFEEPLAKTGASDEVQLYGEIGLEYGNEKAHAAMTGLKV, from the coding sequence ATGGCCGGCATCACCGGAATGGGCACCACCTTCGATCTCCCCAACTATGCGAACGAGCTGTTCGCCCTCACTCCCGCCGACACCCCGTTCCTGTCCGCGATCGGCGGTCTCACCGGCGGCGGCATGACCGGCGGCGTCGAGTTCGAGTGGCAGACCTACGACCTGCGCGACCCGTCGCAGCGCACCCGCGTCGAGGGCGCGACCGCGCCGACCGCCGAGGGGCGTATCAGGGCGGGTGTACGGAACGTGGCTCAGATCCACCAGGAGAAGGTGTCCGTCTCCTACACCAAGCAGGCCGCCATGGGCATGCTTGCGACCCCGGGCGCCGCGCCGTTCCGGGGTGCCGACGGCTCCAACCCGGTGAGCAACGAACTCGACTGGCAGGTCGCCCAGGCGCTCAAGAGCATCGCTCTCGACGTCAACTGGTCGTTCATCAACGGGACGTACGCCAACCCGACGACGAACGCGACCGCCCGCAAGACCCGCGGTCTGCTCGCTGCGATCGTGTCCAACCGGATCGCGAAGGGCGTCACCACGACCGGCGCGACGTCGGCCACCGACACCATCACGGCGACCGCTCACGGCCTGGTCGACGGCGACAAGATCGTGTTCACTGCGACGTCGACCGCGACCGGCATCGTGGCCGGCCGGATCTACTACGTCGACGCCATCGACGCGAACACCTTCAAGGTGGCCACCTCCAGCGGCGGCACCGCGATCACCCTCGGCACCGCCACGGGCATCGCGTACACCAACCCGTGGGAGACCGCTCTCACGACGGACCACGTGTCCGACCTGCTCCAGCTCGCCTACGACAACGGCGGCATCAGCGAGCAGGAGACCGCGACGCTGATCGTCAACTCGGCGCAGCGCCGCGCGGTCACGAAGGCCTTCGCCTCCGCGTATGGCCAGTTCACCGAGACGTCCCGGACTGTCGGCGGTGTCGCGGTCGACACGATCATCACGGACTTCGGCACCCTCAACGTGATGATGGACCGCCACGCCCCGCAGGACACCATCACCGTCGCCTCCCTGGAGCAGTGCCGGCCGGTGTTCCTGAACGTCCCGGGCAAGGGCGTCATGTTCGAGGAGCCGCTCGCCAAGACGGGCGCCTCGGACGAGGTGCAGCTCTACGGCGAAATCGGCCTGGAGTACGGCAACGAGAAGGCCCACGCGGCCATGACCGGCCTGAAGGTCTGA
- a CDS encoding Rmf/CrpP fold protein: MRSKSPGSGPRPATRHVRAATTSRTDSEEAGMGPREQLVKALNEGAAAGRRGDRPTTCPYPRGDLRRSAWLRAFAKNRPLPGE; encoded by the coding sequence ATGAGGAGCAAGTCACCGGGCAGCGGTCCGCGGCCGGCAACACGGCACGTAAGAGCCGCGACGACCAGCAGAACCGACTCTGAGGAGGCTGGCATGGGGCCACGAGAGCAACTTGTGAAGGCGCTCAACGAGGGTGCTGCGGCCGGGCGTCGCGGTGACCGGCCTACGACCTGCCCGTACCCGCGTGGCGACCTTCGGCGCTCTGCCTGGCTGCGTGCCTTCGCCAAGAACAGACCCCTACCGGGCGAGTAG
- a CDS encoding phage minor capsid protein, with the protein MPVSPAMAEDLAHEVGALYRDAESALLELLARALEADIESPRWAELKLASIGNLRTAVEQVAAALQTDTTGAVRRALVTAYNRGRQAAVAELGALDIGRELVARDTVPNAPAVDRLAASMAEDTRPVYQRITRAVVDTYRRIIGRASGTQLLTGMTRRQASQRALDQFAQQGVTGFIDSAGRRWEMASYAEMAVRSVTARAAVEGHIDALAEIRVGLVIVSDAPLECPLCRPWEGEILTLGPESGPHTIRAEKAIQPTGLRAQLRPPETVAVHVAGSLVEARASGLFHPNCRHSLAAYLPGVTTRPPHHPTPNTTYEDTQRQRAIERNIRRWKRVQAAAMDDTARHRAGAFVRKWQAAQRAHVAAHDVLRRKPAREQIGGAR; encoded by the coding sequence ATGCCGGTTTCCCCAGCGATGGCGGAGGACCTCGCCCATGAGGTAGGCGCCCTGTACCGGGACGCCGAGAGCGCGCTCCTGGAGCTGCTCGCGCGCGCCCTGGAGGCCGACATCGAGTCGCCCCGCTGGGCCGAACTCAAGCTCGCCAGCATCGGCAACCTGCGAACGGCCGTCGAGCAGGTCGCGGCAGCGCTCCAGACCGACACGACCGGTGCCGTACGGCGCGCCCTGGTGACCGCGTACAACCGCGGGCGTCAGGCCGCCGTCGCCGAACTCGGCGCCCTCGATATCGGCCGCGAGCTGGTCGCCCGCGACACCGTCCCGAACGCGCCGGCCGTCGACCGGCTCGCCGCGAGCATGGCCGAGGACACCCGACCCGTCTACCAGCGGATCACCCGGGCCGTCGTCGACACCTACCGGCGGATCATCGGCCGCGCCTCCGGCACGCAGCTGCTCACCGGCATGACCCGCAGGCAGGCCTCGCAGCGCGCCCTCGACCAGTTCGCGCAGCAGGGCGTCACCGGGTTCATCGACTCCGCCGGCCGCCGCTGGGAGATGGCCTCGTACGCCGAGATGGCCGTACGGTCCGTGACCGCGCGCGCGGCGGTCGAGGGCCACATCGACGCCCTCGCCGAGATCCGCGTCGGCCTGGTCATCGTGTCCGACGCCCCCCTCGAATGCCCGCTCTGCCGCCCGTGGGAAGGCGAGATCCTCACCCTCGGCCCGGAGTCCGGGCCGCACACGATCCGGGCGGAGAAGGCCATACAGCCGACCGGGCTCCGTGCGCAGCTCCGGCCGCCCGAGACTGTCGCGGTGCACGTCGCCGGGTCGCTCGTCGAAGCTCGCGCGAGCGGCTTGTTCCACCCGAATTGCAGGCACTCCCTGGCCGCGTACCTGCCGGGCGTCACCACCCGGCCGCCGCACCACCCCACCCCGAACACGACGTATGAGGACACGCAGCGGCAACGCGCCATCGAGCGGAACATCCGCAGGTGGAAGCGCGTCCAAGCCGCTGCGATGGACGACACCGCACGGCACCGCGCCGGGGCCTTCGTACGGAAGTGGCAGGCCGCCCAGCGCGCCCACGTGGCTGCTCACGACGTCCTGCGACGGAAGCCCGCGCGCGAGCAGATTGGCGGCGCCCGCTGA
- a CDS encoding capsid protein, which yields MPLPDSGTTWPPIDPVVQSDLADWDAWYSAEPDRLEQRYADRGAAGATNRPSQYAGGVRGRVARWFWGAPTPAGEKRDKLHIPLAGDIARTSSGLLFSEPPKLISDHQGTQERLDKLVVGGLHPTLLEAGELCAALGGSYFRVVWDEEVSNLPWIDTVAADRAVPEFRYGKLFAVTFWTVLPGPDGIDDRRVFRHLEKHEKGRIYHGLYEGTGTTLGAVRPLADHPATAPLAGEVDASGGLNTGAPDHLTASYMPNVRPSRGWRHVPSAAYWGQSDFQGIEGILDSLDESWSSWMRDIQNGKGRVIVADSLLQSAGPGKGATWEEEKRVFTGLNLPPDMSGTRAPLDVVQFAIRVKEHADTCAALVNEAARQAGYSASTFGEASEGTAVTATEIRARQRRTLITRSRKALYAGPALADITAALLAVEAGFRFRAQGLDLSEPPRVEFEDSISESAGELATTVEVINRAAAASVDTRVRLMHPDWDDKQVGAEAKQIREEFGIGPLADPDQTGAE from the coding sequence ATGCCGCTCCCCGACTCCGGTACCACGTGGCCGCCCATCGACCCGGTCGTGCAGTCCGACCTCGCCGACTGGGACGCCTGGTACTCCGCCGAGCCTGACCGCCTGGAGCAGCGCTACGCCGACCGCGGTGCCGCTGGCGCGACCAACCGGCCGTCGCAGTACGCCGGCGGTGTCCGCGGACGCGTCGCCCGCTGGTTCTGGGGCGCGCCGACCCCGGCCGGAGAGAAGCGGGACAAGCTTCACATTCCCCTCGCGGGCGACATTGCGCGCACCAGCTCGGGCCTGCTGTTCTCCGAGCCGCCGAAGCTGATCAGCGACCACCAGGGGACGCAGGAGCGCCTCGACAAGCTCGTCGTCGGCGGCCTGCACCCCACCCTGCTTGAGGCCGGCGAACTGTGCGCCGCGCTCGGCGGCTCCTACTTCCGCGTCGTCTGGGACGAGGAGGTATCCAACCTGCCCTGGATCGACACCGTCGCCGCCGACCGCGCGGTCCCTGAGTTCCGATACGGGAAGCTGTTCGCGGTCACGTTCTGGACCGTGCTGCCGGGCCCGGACGGCATCGACGACCGTCGGGTTTTCCGGCACCTGGAGAAGCACGAGAAGGGCCGGATCTACCACGGCCTGTACGAGGGCACTGGCACCACGCTCGGCGCCGTGCGCCCGCTCGCCGACCACCCGGCCACTGCGCCCCTTGCGGGCGAGGTCGACGCGTCCGGCGGCCTCAACACCGGCGCGCCCGACCACCTGACCGCCTCATACATGCCCAACGTGCGCCCCTCGCGCGGCTGGCGCCACGTCCCGAGCGCGGCGTACTGGGGACAGTCCGACTTCCAGGGCATCGAGGGCATCCTCGACTCCCTCGACGAGTCCTGGTCCTCCTGGATGCGCGACATTCAGAACGGCAAGGGTCGCGTGATCGTCGCCGACTCCCTGCTCCAGTCCGCCGGCCCCGGCAAGGGCGCCACGTGGGAGGAGGAAAAGCGCGTCTTCACCGGGTTGAACCTGCCGCCCGATATGAGCGGCACCCGTGCCCCTCTCGACGTCGTGCAGTTCGCGATCCGCGTCAAGGAGCACGCCGACACGTGCGCCGCCCTCGTCAACGAGGCCGCCCGACAGGCCGGATACTCCGCATCGACGTTCGGCGAGGCCTCCGAGGGCACAGCCGTGACCGCGACGGAGATCCGGGCCCGACAGCGCCGCACCCTCATCACCCGCTCCCGTAAGGCGTTGTACGCGGGCCCGGCACTGGCGGACATCACGGCCGCGCTCCTGGCGGTCGAGGCCGGATTCCGCTTCCGAGCGCAGGGGCTCGACCTCTCTGAACCGCCGCGGGTCGAGTTCGAGGACTCGATCAGCGAGTCGGCCGGCGAACTGGCGACCACCGTCGAAGTGATCAACCGTGCTGCTGCCGCCTCGGTCGACACGCGCGTACGCCTGATGCATCCCGACTGGGACGACAAGCAGGTCGGCGCCGAAGCCAAGCAGATCCGCGAGGAGTTCGGCATCGGCCCGCTCGCCGACCCGGACCAGACCGGAGCGGAGTGA
- a CDS encoding PBSX family phage terminase large subunit: MRPKQALSPKQIDSIVEARAFQNIWEGSVRSGKTIASLLAWLGFVSDRPDGGELVMVGRTRDSLARNVFGPLTDPTIFGTLTRDIHYTNGAPTANVLGRVVHCLGANDAQAEPKVRGLTCAGAYVDELTTLPRTFYDQLNARCSVTGSKIYATTNPDNPQHWARQEYLLRPRETRLKSWHFQMDDNPGLSDAYKARTKASYRGLFYKRNILGLWVMAEGAIYEAWDEAEHVVDELPPMRRYWLGMDYGTVNPTSVILLGLGDDNKLYACAEWRYDSRKAMRQMTDSQYSEAIGAWIVDQGVRPEWSFVDPSAASFIAQAFDDRSLPNIARAHNEVVDGIRSVASLLAAGLLRVHRSCTGLIEEMPGYVWDEKASEKGEDKPVKIADHSVDALRYAVHSTAHEWRHLLTLAA; this comes from the coding sequence ATGCGGCCGAAGCAGGCACTGTCCCCGAAGCAGATTGACTCGATCGTCGAGGCCCGCGCCTTCCAGAACATCTGGGAGGGCAGCGTCCGTAGCGGGAAGACGATCGCGTCCCTGCTCGCGTGGCTCGGGTTCGTGTCCGATCGCCCGGACGGCGGCGAACTGGTCATGGTCGGCCGCACCCGCGACAGCCTCGCCCGGAACGTCTTCGGGCCGCTCACCGACCCAACGATCTTCGGCACGCTCACCCGCGACATCCACTACACCAACGGCGCGCCCACCGCGAACGTCCTCGGCCGCGTCGTCCACTGCCTCGGCGCCAACGACGCCCAGGCCGAACCGAAGGTCCGCGGCCTCACCTGCGCCGGCGCCTACGTCGACGAGCTGACCACCCTCCCCCGCACCTTTTACGACCAGCTCAACGCACGATGCAGCGTCACCGGATCGAAGATCTACGCGACCACGAACCCCGACAACCCGCAGCACTGGGCGCGCCAGGAGTACCTGTTGCGCCCCCGCGAGACCCGGCTCAAGTCGTGGCACTTCCAGATGGACGACAACCCGGGCCTGTCCGACGCATACAAGGCCCGCACCAAGGCCTCGTATCGCGGGCTCTTCTACAAGAGAAACATCTTGGGCCTGTGGGTCATGGCCGAGGGCGCGATCTACGAAGCGTGGGACGAAGCCGAACACGTCGTCGACGAGCTGCCGCCTATGCGCCGCTACTGGCTCGGCATGGACTACGGCACGGTCAACCCGACCTCCGTGATCCTCCTCGGCCTCGGCGACGACAACAAGCTGTACGCCTGCGCAGAGTGGCGCTACGACTCCCGCAAGGCCATGCGGCAGATGACCGACTCCCAGTACTCCGAAGCCATCGGCGCCTGGATCGTCGACCAGGGCGTCAGACCCGAGTGGTCATTCGTCGACCCCTCCGCCGCGTCGTTCATCGCCCAGGCCTTCGACGACCGGTCGCTCCCGAACATCGCGCGCGCCCATAACGAGGTCGTCGACGGCATCCGCAGCGTGGCCTCCCTCCTCGCCGCCGGCCTGCTCCGCGTCCACCGCTCCTGCACCGGTCTCATCGAGGAGATGCCCGGCTACGTGTGGGACGAGAAGGCTTCCGAGAAGGGCGAGGACAAGCCCGTCAAGATCGCCGACCACTCCGTCGACGCGCTCCGGTACGCCGTGCACTCCACCGCCCACGAGTGGCGCCACCTACTCACCCTCGCCGCGTAA
- a CDS encoding helix-turn-helix domain-containing protein codes for MAARPITEKDRKQVRALHAEGMSRNDIARKISRSPSTVSKLAADMGLSFDRAAQVAAATTARKADLSARRATMAETLQDVAEREIARMTQPQLYFEWGGKEHDYDERWQPEPTPADRRTMMATASAALDRSLKLVPPKDDGAAESRSVIGDLLAGLVGDYTARHGAPPTDPIEPEGDTDDAAEAGTVPEAD; via the coding sequence GTGGCCGCCCGACCCATCACCGAAAAGGACCGGAAGCAGGTCCGCGCACTCCACGCCGAGGGCATGTCCCGCAACGACATCGCCCGCAAGATCAGCCGCTCCCCCTCGACCGTGTCCAAGCTCGCCGCCGACATGGGCCTGTCCTTCGACCGTGCCGCCCAAGTCGCCGCGGCCACCACCGCCCGCAAGGCCGACCTCTCCGCCCGCCGCGCCACCATGGCCGAGACGCTCCAGGACGTCGCCGAGCGCGAGATCGCCCGGATGACACAACCGCAGCTCTACTTCGAGTGGGGCGGCAAGGAGCACGACTACGACGAGCGGTGGCAGCCCGAGCCGACCCCGGCCGACCGACGCACCATGATGGCGACCGCATCCGCCGCCCTCGACCGCTCCCTCAAGCTCGTCCCTCCGAAGGACGACGGCGCCGCCGAGTCCCGCTCGGTCATCGGCGACCTCCTCGCCGGCCTCGTCGGTGACTACACCGCCCGCCACGGCGCACCACCAACCGACCCCATCGAGCCAGAGGGGGACACCGATGATGCGGCCGAAGCAGGCACTGTCCCCGAAGCAGATTGA
- a CDS encoding DUF4352 domain-containing protein — protein MSQPPQYGPPQTPPPGWGPPPGQPYPGGPGGPYGPPPPKKGLGVGAILGIIFGVIVLGLVLLIVLVALLSGGDSTTTDKPRAGQKTSAPATAAPPSKAPAKEEEQEPAVDGAVKVVASKATFTPSVLHSSGAYTSVKVTITNTGSEKLSVNPLYFSLTDSSGEKHVATLGMDEGQIGTTDLAPGEKITGTITGEGSWTPAYVTFTEGLIGDSHRVAVK, from the coding sequence ATGTCCCAGCCGCCCCAGTACGGCCCCCCGCAGACCCCGCCGCCCGGCTGGGGACCCCCGCCCGGCCAGCCGTACCCCGGCGGCCCCGGCGGCCCGTACGGCCCCCCGCCGCCCAAGAAGGGCCTCGGCGTTGGCGCCATCCTCGGCATCATCTTCGGCGTCATCGTCCTTGGCCTGGTGCTGCTGATCGTCCTTGTCGCACTCCTCTCCGGCGGCGACAGCACGACCACGGACAAGCCGCGCGCCGGACAGAAGACCAGCGCGCCCGCCACGGCTGCACCGCCGAGCAAGGCGCCGGCCAAGGAGGAGGAGCAGGAGCCCGCGGTCGACGGCGCGGTCAAGGTCGTCGCGTCGAAGGCCACGTTCACGCCCAGCGTCCTGCACAGCAGCGGGGCCTACACCAGCGTGAAGGTCACCATCACCAACACCGGCAGCGAGAAGCTCAGCGTCAACCCGCTGTACTTCAGCCTCACGGACAGCAGCGGGGAGAAGCACGTCGCCACCCTCGGCATGGACGAAGGCCAGATCGGCACCACCGACCTCGCACCCGGCGAGAAAATCACCGGCACCATCACCGGCGAGGGCAGCTGGACGCCCGCGTACGTGACGTTCACCGAGGGCCTGATCGGCGACTCCCATCGCGTCGCGGTGAAGTGA
- a CDS encoding helix-turn-helix domain-containing protein, whose protein sequence is MATPTLSVAERRTRARQLADDGHSNRAIARQLGIHHRTVARDLELTPAPPAAPPVPTSGDPSAPRILFNLPPTLVQDLNVIADKQSGDLPAPLVRAIHAAADRHRAAWIHQLRQLAAEQT, encoded by the coding sequence ATGGCTACGCCCACCCTATCCGTCGCCGAACGGCGCACCCGCGCGCGCCAGCTCGCCGACGATGGCCACTCCAACCGCGCCATTGCGCGCCAGCTCGGTATCCACCACCGCACCGTGGCGCGCGACCTGGAACTCACCCCCGCGCCGCCCGCTGCGCCACCCGTTCCGACCAGCGGCGACCCCTCAGCGCCACGGATCCTTTTCAACCTGCCCCCGACGCTGGTTCAGGACCTGAACGTGATCGCCGACAAGCAGAGTGGCGACCTCCCGGCGCCACTGGTGCGCGCCATTCATGCCGCTGCCGACCGCCACCGCGCCGCCTGGATACACCAACTCCGCCAGCTCGCCGCCGAACAGACCTAA
- a CDS encoding zinc finger domain-containing protein, translated as MPEPTPLADDHPMMSRLPALAVACPTCGSEPNILCASHSGTRPRFHDVHQARTAAHQEQTR; from the coding sequence ATGCCCGAACCCACACCCCTCGCGGATGACCACCCGATGATGTCCCGCCTGCCGGCGCTCGCCGTCGCCTGCCCGACGTGCGGGTCGGAGCCCAACATCCTGTGCGCCTCGCACAGCGGCACCCGGCCCCGCTTCCACGACGTCCACCAGGCCCGTACTGCCGCACACCAGGAGCAGACCCGATGA
- a CDS encoding single-stranded DNA-binding protein — protein sequence MAGETTITLAGNLVDDPELRFTPAGHGVAKFRVASTPRTFDKQSQEWKDGDPLFLTVSAWRSLGENCAESLQRGTRVIVTGVLKQRSYEDGQGVKRTVYEIEADDVAPSLKTATTVVTKSTGRQGNSQQSSGGYSQQQRQQPQNDQWNTRNTDEPPF from the coding sequence ATGGCCGGAGAAACCACCATCACCCTCGCCGGAAACCTCGTCGACGACCCCGAACTCCGATTCACCCCCGCCGGACACGGAGTCGCCAAATTCCGCGTGGCCAGCACCCCCCGCACCTTCGACAAGCAGTCCCAGGAGTGGAAGGACGGCGACCCCCTGTTCCTCACCGTCAGCGCGTGGCGCTCCCTCGGCGAGAACTGCGCCGAGTCCCTCCAGCGCGGCACCCGCGTCATCGTCACCGGCGTCCTCAAGCAGCGCTCGTACGAGGACGGCCAGGGCGTCAAGCGCACCGTCTACGAGATCGAGGCCGACGACGTCGCCCCCAGCCTCAAGACCGCGACCACTGTCGTCACCAAGTCCACCGGCCGCCAGGGCAACTCCCAGCAGAGCAGCGGCGGATACAGCCAGCAGCAGCGCCAACAGCCCCAGAACGACCAGTGGAACACCCGCAACACCGACGAGCCCCCGTTCTAG
- a CDS encoding HNH endonuclease signature motif containing protein, whose protein sequence is MTPAERFAAKVNPAGPISLNRAAPGPCHLWTGGARSKRPHDQGQFGEFYGAFHVNGRTVRAHQHAYEQAHGPIPPGAEIDHRCHRRNCVNVAHLELVDHRTNTLRSTGPTALNARKTACIHGHPFTPENTRVRTDGSRRCITCERVRPTTERQAA, encoded by the coding sequence ATGACCCCCGCAGAGCGATTCGCCGCCAAGGTCAACCCCGCCGGCCCCATCAGCCTCAACCGCGCCGCCCCCGGCCCCTGCCACCTCTGGACCGGCGGCGCCCGCAGCAAACGCCCCCACGACCAAGGGCAGTTCGGCGAGTTCTACGGGGCATTCCACGTCAACGGCCGCACCGTCCGCGCCCACCAGCACGCCTACGAGCAGGCCCACGGCCCCATCCCGCCCGGCGCCGAAATCGACCACCGCTGCCACCGCCGCAACTGCGTGAACGTCGCCCACCTCGAACTGGTCGACCACCGCACCAACACCCTCCGGTCGACCGGCCCCACCGCGCTCAACGCCCGCAAGACCGCGTGCATCCACGGCCACCCCTTCACCCCCGAAAACACCCGCGTACGCACCGACGGCTCCCGCCGCTGCATCACCTGCGAACGCGTACGCCCCACCACCGAAAGGCAGGCCGCCTGA
- a CDS encoding zinc finger domain-containing protein — translation MDRREIAALLAYADRLDPTRAPTTKEAAAERLTQWADLLADVASTAPHPEGRHWDASQAVRRHIATSPYPIKPSDVGGLWAAFRRDVLGRHMDPVPNVDPDDQAAYRAALAGHRHAIETGRAVATPRALLPGESGTREQRDQFAAERLAAFGTYMPRTVKDALAPLRPVRAERERLAREGKPDALDVPCTWCKAETGQPCRDMRLNPTTQATANRRRTTPHPSRLDAATARQHAQETAA, via the coding sequence ATGGACCGCCGCGAAATCGCCGCCCTGCTCGCCTATGCCGACCGTCTCGACCCCACCCGCGCCCCCACCACCAAGGAAGCCGCCGCCGAACGCCTCACCCAGTGGGCCGATCTCCTCGCCGACGTCGCCTCGACCGCCCCCCACCCCGAGGGTCGCCACTGGGACGCCTCGCAGGCCGTCCGTCGCCACATCGCCACCAGCCCCTACCCGATCAAGCCGAGCGACGTCGGAGGCCTGTGGGCCGCGTTCCGCCGCGACGTCCTCGGTCGCCACATGGACCCGGTCCCGAACGTCGACCCCGACGACCAGGCCGCCTACCGAGCCGCCCTCGCCGGCCACCGCCACGCCATTGAGACCGGCCGCGCCGTGGCCACCCCCCGCGCGCTCCTTCCCGGTGAGAGCGGCACCCGCGAGCAGCGCGACCAGTTCGCCGCCGAGCGCCTCGCCGCCTTCGGCACGTACATGCCCCGCACCGTCAAGGACGCCCTCGCCCCTCTCCGGCCCGTCCGCGCCGAACGCGAACGCCTCGCCCGCGAGGGAAAGCCCGACGCCCTCGACGTCCCCTGCACCTGGTGCAAGGCCGAGACCGGCCAGCCCTGCCGCGACATGCGACTCAACCCCACCACCCAGGCCACCGCGAACCGCCGCCGTACCACGCCGCACCCCTCCCGCCTCGACGCCGCCACCGCCCGCCAGCACGCCCAGGAGACCGCCGCATGA